Proteins found in one Plasmodium relictum strain SGS1 genome assembly, chromosome: 13 genomic segment:
- a CDS encoding GTPase, putative, translated as MLKNIYLLKKINTKFNNSLYVRHFSILERYIRARPHSNELKISEGDVNKERKGEYKKKESKYYPPNITRGVIPKSAYMNIWKIPEQPENPKFLKIALIGAPNAGKSSLLNSILNKTISAVSPKINTTKHDIKGIYTRDNVQLIFIDAPGVIPSHKKKKFCKELVSYAWKGYEEADLVLFIVDTVKRPTNDIFSIVRILAPKKVDTDSSESEEENNDYDKEYDNYQENFKESNINNDNYIEKNVEGDEKKKNNNSISNNRNYEDSFLKEKNDNKKQEEKFIKYFSGKMKNDLNYNDKSIKENLFENRKKIIESYYDTKNLAKNEKKIVPPVILVLNKVDLCTHNKWANARAKEFMSNGDFDNIFFISAKYNKGIEELLEYIIKYKAKNQLWIYPKDTSTTLTKVQIVEQLINTYLYCWFNKDVPYKIKHQMLSWCVNLNNCLIIEYQIIVKSEKVAKMICGVHNKLIINMRKNVSYKLTKLWGQNVYVHIHVKSVNI; from the coding sequence atgttaaaaaatatttatttattgaaaaaaataaatacaaaatttaataatagttTGTATGTTCGCCATTTCTCTATATTAGAAAGATATATAAGAGCAAGACCACATtctaatgaattaaaaataagtgaAGGAGATGtaaataaagaaagaaaaggtgaatataaaaaaaaagaaagtaaaTATTACCCACCAAATATAACAAGGGGAGTAATACCAAAAAGCgcttatatgaatatatggAAAATACCAGAACAACCAGAGAATcctaaatttttaaaaattgctTTAATTGGGGCTCCCAATGCAGGAAAAAGCTCTCTTTTAAActctattttaaataaaacgATTTCAGCAGTTTCTCCCAAAATTAATACAACAAAACATGATATAAAAGGAATTTATACGAGGGATAATGTACAGTTAATATTTATCGATGCTCCTGGTGTTATTCCTTctcataaaaagaaaaaattttgtaaagAATTAGTTAGTTATGCCTGGAAGGGCTATGAAGAAGCAGACttagttttatttattgttgATACTGTAAAAAGGCCAACAAATGATATTTTCAGTATTGTTAGAATACTAGCACCGAAGAAGGTAGATACAGATAGTAGTGAAAGTGAAGAAGAAAACAACGATTATGATAAAGAATATGATAATTAtcaagaaaattttaaagaaagtaatataaataatgataattatattgaaaaaaatgtaGAAGGAGatgagaaaaagaaaaataataattctattTCAAATAACCGAAATTATGAAGATTCTTttttaaaggaaaaaaatgataataaaaaacaagaagaaaaattcataaaatatttttcaggaaaaatgaaaaatgatCTTAATTACAATGATAAAAGTATTAAGgaaaatttatttgaaaacagaaaaaaaataatagaatcCTATTACGATACAAAAAATTTAgctaaaaatgaaaaaaaaattgttccTCCAGTAATTTTAGTTTTAAATAAGGTAGATTTGTGCACACATAACAAATGGGCTAATGCTAGAGCCAAAGAATTTATGAGTAACGGAGattttgataatattttttttatatctgcAAAATATAACAAAGGAATTGAAGAATTATtagaatatattataaaatataaagcaAAAAACCAACTTTGGATATACCCCAAAGATACTAGTACAACTTTAACAAAAGTACAAATTGTTGAACAACTAATTAATACTTATTTATATTGTTGGTTTAATAAAGACGTCccatataaaattaaacatCAAATGCTGTCATGGTgtgtaaatttaaataattgtcTGATAATAGAATATCAAATTATTGTAAAAAGTGAAAAAGTAGCTAAAATGATATGTGGGGTTCATAATAAACTAATAATTAATATGAGAAAAAATGTATCTTATAAATTAACTAAATTATGGGGACAAAATGTATATGTACATATTCATGTTAAATCtgttaatatttaa
- a CDS encoding ataxin-2 like protein, putative, whose amino-acid sequence MRKTESGNLQNMNKNINQERLAYVMTCLIGSEVNVHMKDGNEIKGLFHAYNSTIKDDKKEVDISLNYARVLPKNDKVSGPINKAMIIPENLYTIIVGKNINLELKDPDEVKNVKEKFQIDADISEKKKLNSNTANRELKRWICDNSDFDESKLKLDDDLNEPWDQFEHNRKLYGVTTTYKEEIYTTNLDINKIPHHVKIQADKIAKELEYRGMHLDPEDAERDNKELDEEDLFGAVRQNKEKFAKNQKFKKDDNKNKSYQGKFHHLTIKDLKEKIQSVKKENEKKYPTNKQKKINFTISSSNEENSSTNKKNKVSSKNPINKNSEFIGINALNLEPALPKLDEKTRTEWIMFKNQTKNKTSNKKDKTTEKQEFITASREFNEKLANKMNLNKKEANTKSNKEHSGMNQLSVDNQNSVSNITENSKYNNSNETNENKMLGNGTLLNNNNMNFNNSNFNANAMLNNPNMRPYDAYFLNFNNFNNMKNNMIAHNMDYYQNLSLIPESQNQVYPCADPHLYKNGGIRPIYPHNHMEGFKSNFHMNPQLFHQNMNIDVMLNKFQNSMSPVNKDQNHSKFHNDLTPFSVKVVEANRSFNAFMNNVLKYSKQEDCINCPVEFKSTQQFSYRNILGEIPVCAPANNYQQANNFPNNMPVQNISNMLVNFPFIPIISPSINNHYLESPLYFNPYFRSYYPNNSLPLNSNNPYVFNMPSSNIDANYSSNKNINIYPLRNPHLQNTHMNIPLSSCLSPNMNYNINNNSLNMIGNPNLPNSNINIPTYPPEFVLMNPQKYSNSQPAHAPFFPQYQYQNYYTPSHGMNHT is encoded by the exons atgagAAAAACAGAAAGTGGTAATTTacaaaatatgaataaaaatataaatcaaGAACGACTTGCTTATGTTATGACCTGTTTAATTGGAAGTGAAGTAAATGTTCATATGAAAGATggaaatgaaataaaaggtTTATTTCATGCTTATAATTCTACTATAAAagatgataaaaaagaagtagATATATCTTTAAATTATGCAAGAGTATTACcaaaaaatgataaagtaAGTGGACCAATAAATAAAGCAATGATAATTCcagaaaatttatatacaataattgttggtaaaaatataaatcttGAATTAAAAGATCCAGATGAAGTTAAAAATGTTAAGGAAAAATTCCAAATTGATGCAGATATAtccgaaaaaaaaaagttaaattcCAATACAGCTAACAGAGAATTAAAAAGATGGATATGTGATAATAGTGATTTTGATGaaagtaaattaaaattagatGATGATTTAAATGAACCATGGGATCAATTTGAACACAATAGAAAATTATATGGAGTAACAACAACATACAAAGAAGAAATTTATACTACCAAtttagatataaataaaatccCTCATCATGTTAAAATTCAAGCAGATAAAATTGCAAAAGAATTAGAATATAGAGGAATGCATTTAGATCCTGAAGATGCAGAAAGAGATAACAAAGAATTAGATGAAGAAGATTTATTTGGTGCTGTTAgacaaaataaagaaaaatttgcAAAAAATCAGAAGTTTAAAAaagatgataataaaaataaatcatatcAAGGAAAATTTCATCATTTGACTATTAAAGatttaaaggaaaaaatcCAATCagttaaaaaagaaaatgagaaaaaatatccaa CAAATAAgcaaaaaaagataaattttaCAATATCTTCTTCgaatgaagaaaatagtTCTACCAAcaagaaaaataaagtttCATCAAAAaatccaattaataaaaattcagaATTTATT gGTATTAATGCTTTAAACTTAGAACCTGCTTTACCAAAACTTGATGAAAAAACAAGAACTGAATGGATAATGTTCAAAAatcaaacaaaaaataaaacatcaaataaaaaagacaAAACAACTGAAAAACAAGAATTTATAACAGCATCTAGagaatttaatgaaaaattagctaa taaaatgaatttaaataaaaaggaagCAAACACAAAATCAAATAAAGAACATTCAGGGATGAACCAATTATCAGTTGATAATCAAAATAGTGTATCTAATATTACAG aaaactCAAAATATAATAACTCAAATGAGACAA atgaaaataaaatgttaGGAAATGGAACTCtactaaataataataatatgaattttaataattctaatTTCAATGCAAATGCTATGCTGAATAATCCAAATATGCGTCCATATGATgcctattttttaaattttaacaattttaataatatgaaaaataatatgattGCTCATAACATGG attattatcaaaatttaTCATTAATACCTGAATCACAAAATCAAGTATATCCATGTGCAGACCcacatttatataaaaatggtGGAATACGACCAATATAT ccTCACAATCATATGGAGGGATTTAAATCCAACTTTCACATGAACCCTCAACTATTTcat caaaatatgaatatagaTGTAATGTTAAACAAGTTTCAAAATTCTATGAGTCCAGTCAACAAAGATCAAAATCATTCAAAGTTTCATAATGATCTAACTCCATTTTCAGTT AAGGTAGTTGAAGCTAATAGAAGTTTCAATGCGTTCATGAATaatgtattaaaatattcCAAGCAAGAGGATTGTATAAATTGTCCAGTCGAATTTAAAAGTACTCAGCAATTTAGTTACAGAAACATATTAGGAGAAATACCAGTATGTGCACCTGCAAATAATTATCAACAAGCAAATAACTTCCCTAATAATATGCCAGTTCAAAATATATCTAATATGCTTGTAAACTTTCCTTTTATACCTATAATATCTCCATCAATCAATAATCATTATTTAGAGAGCCCACTTTATTTTAATCCTTATTTTCGTAGTTATTATCCTAACAATTCTCTTCCATTAAATTCAAATAATCcttatgtttttaatatgCCCTCGTCAAATATTGATGCAAATTAttcttcaaataaaaatattaatatatatccATTAAGAAACCCACATTTACAGAATACACATATGAACATACCTTTATCCTCATGCTTATCACCGAATATGAACtacaatataaataataactcATTGAATATGATAGGTAATCCAAATTTGCCGAAttcaaatattaatattccTACATACCCACCTGAATTTGTTCTTATGAACCCACAAAAATATTCTAATTCTCAACCAGCACATGCCCCATTTTTTCCGCAATACCAATATCAAAATTATTACACACCTTCTCATGGAATGAATCACACATAA